A genomic segment from Actinomyces lilanjuaniae encodes:
- a CDS encoding MFS transporter, producing MTAATVAFTVGSIGFIGVGVPTLNWPVMLVFYAVRGIGYPLFAYSFLTWINYSAPLRNRGLAVGWFWFMFSLGLSVIGPFYSSVTIPVIGHIGVLWTGLAFVLVGTVVAVMLNRDQIPAHEIHDLSAGELLKAVTLLRRPRISIGLVVKTVNGLGQYGLAVFMPIYLASFGYSTTEWLRMWSAVFTVAIFANLFFGYVGDRVGWRNTIQWVGGVAYAVVLVAVYYAPEVIGHNPALMTVIICMCGVTMAGYVPLSALFPMLAPDNKGAAMSILNLGAGLSTFAAPAIAGLLFDRFGAGAVLFTYAGFYLLSAVLTPFLKTPDELAGRTRNEMSLAPEPSQPA from the coding sequence ATGACTGCGGCGACCGTGGCCTTTACGGTCGGCAGCATCGGGTTCATCGGGGTCGGGGTCCCCACCCTCAACTGGCCCGTCATGCTTGTGTTCTACGCCGTCAGGGGGATCGGCTACCCCCTCTTCGCCTACTCCTTCCTGACCTGGATCAACTACAGCGCCCCCCTGAGGAACCGTGGCCTGGCCGTCGGCTGGTTCTGGTTCATGTTCTCCCTGGGACTGAGCGTCATCGGCCCCTTCTACTCATCGGTCACCATCCCCGTCATCGGCCACATCGGTGTCCTGTGGACCGGTCTAGCCTTCGTCCTGGTCGGCACCGTCGTCGCCGTGATGCTCAACCGCGACCAGATCCCAGCCCACGAGATCCACGACCTCAGCGCAGGCGAGCTGCTCAAGGCGGTGACCCTGCTGCGTCGCCCCCGCATCTCGATCGGGCTCGTGGTCAAGACGGTCAACGGACTGGGCCAGTACGGACTGGCCGTATTCATGCCGATCTACCTCGCCTCCTTCGGCTACTCGACCACCGAGTGGCTGCGCATGTGGTCAGCCGTGTTCACCGTCGCCATCTTCGCGAATCTCTTCTTCGGCTATGTCGGCGACCGGGTCGGGTGGCGCAACACGATCCAGTGGGTAGGGGGCGTCGCCTACGCCGTTGTGCTCGTCGCCGTCTACTACGCACCTGAGGTAATCGGTCACAACCCCGCGCTGATGACCGTCATCATCTGCATGTGCGGGGTCACCATGGCCGGGTACGTCCCCCTGTCGGCCCTGTTCCCCATGCTGGCCCCCGACAACAAGGGAGCAGCGATGTCGATCCTCAACCTGGGTGCCGGCCTGTCCACCTTCGCGGCCCCGGCCATCGCGGGCCTGCTCTTCGACCGCTTCGGAGCGGGCGCGGTCCTGTTCACCTACGCGGGCTTCTACCTCCTCAGCGCCGTTCTGACCCCCTTCCTCAAGACCCCCGACGAGCTGGCCGGACGCACGAGGAACGAGATGAGTCTCGCGCCAGAGCCCTCCCAGCCCGCCTGA
- a CDS encoding DeoR/GlpR family DNA-binding transcription regulator — MKQFERREAILTLLRETSGVVYIDDLVAQTGASPSTVRRDLRTLETAGELTALRGGAVRLNERMSELPVAAKELINIHEKRAIATAAADLVEDRDTIYVDSGTTTLQVLPLLRNVRVHVVTSNTHVLALRLDPRIQVTMLPGDYLADTGSVAGALTDRVLEDMFFDKAFIGANGCSRRAGVTTFDLREANKKRLAQEHSGETYVLVDHTKLGATALCRAFDLSQCTVICDQDDELLAAAKGRVIAGKAAEEDSQASRRRREEARVAPGDAGTG; from the coding sequence ATGAAGCAGTTCGAGCGCAGGGAGGCGATTCTCACCCTGCTGCGTGAGACCAGCGGTGTCGTCTACATCGACGACCTGGTCGCGCAGACGGGAGCCTCCCCGTCGACCGTCCGCCGAGACCTGCGTACCCTGGAGACCGCAGGTGAGCTTACCGCCCTGCGCGGGGGTGCCGTGCGGCTCAATGAGCGCATGTCCGAGCTCCCGGTGGCGGCCAAGGAGCTGATCAATATCCATGAGAAGCGGGCCATCGCCACAGCGGCAGCTGATCTGGTCGAGGACCGCGACACGATCTACGTCGACTCAGGGACCACGACCCTGCAGGTCCTGCCCCTCCTCAGGAATGTCCGCGTCCACGTCGTGACCTCCAACACCCATGTGCTCGCGCTACGGCTCGACCCCCGGATCCAGGTCACGATGCTGCCCGGCGACTACCTCGCTGACACCGGCTCGGTGGCCGGAGCGCTGACGGACCGTGTCCTGGAGGACATGTTCTTCGACAAGGCCTTCATCGGGGCCAACGGATGTAGCCGCAGGGCAGGCGTGACGACCTTCGACCTGCGTGAGGCCAACAAGAAGCGGCTGGCCCAGGAGCACAGCGGCGAGACCTACGTGCTGGTGGACCACACCAAGCTCGGGGCCACCGCCCTGTGCCGCGCCTTCGACCTGTCCCAGTGCACCGTCATCTGCGACCAGGACGACGAGCTGCTGGCCGCAGCCAAGGGACGCGTCATCGCCGGGAAGGCGGCCGAGGAGGACAGCCAGGCCAGCCGCCGTCGCCGGGAGGAAGCACGCGTCGCACCCGGGGACGCCGGGACGGGCTGA
- a CDS encoding ribokinase, with translation MDAPAQAASGKDGVLVVGSINDDLIVFQDRLPRRGETLVGHHLRESFGGKGANQAVQASRMGARVSLVGAVGQDLRGRSCLENLREEGIECRVRTAQEDTGVGVEHIVDGDVFATIVPGANARVDPEWVTCQEDLFRTASVVVLQNEIPAESNVQAVRLARLHGARVVYNAAPARAADPAMMRECDYLVVNEEEAQHYLGSRITDLDDPQETARAVTALRHLSPGVIMTLGERGSHVAVNGEVHHVPAVPAQVVDATGAGDSFVGAFAAALDGGRDDLGAAILASHVAARTVTGAGAQTSMPRYKDLSDEAVRAQGGDSHPAA, from the coding sequence ATGGACGCACCAGCACAGGCCGCCAGCGGCAAGGACGGTGTTCTTGTCGTCGGCAGCATCAACGACGACCTCATCGTCTTCCAGGACCGCCTGCCACGACGGGGCGAGACCCTTGTGGGGCACCACCTGAGGGAGTCCTTTGGCGGCAAGGGCGCCAACCAGGCGGTCCAGGCCAGCAGGATGGGTGCCCGGGTCAGCCTCGTCGGGGCTGTCGGGCAGGACCTGCGCGGCCGGTCCTGCCTGGAGAACCTGCGTGAGGAGGGGATCGAGTGCCGGGTCCGCACAGCGCAGGAGGACACCGGCGTCGGCGTGGAGCACATTGTCGACGGCGACGTCTTCGCCACGATCGTGCCTGGGGCCAACGCCCGCGTGGACCCCGAGTGGGTCACCTGCCAGGAGGACCTCTTCCGTACCGCCTCCGTGGTTGTGCTGCAAAACGAGATCCCGGCCGAGTCCAACGTGCAGGCCGTGCGCCTGGCCCGCCTCCACGGCGCCCGGGTGGTCTACAACGCGGCCCCGGCACGTGCTGCCGACCCGGCCATGATGCGCGAGTGCGACTACCTCGTGGTCAACGAGGAGGAGGCCCAGCACTACCTCGGCTCCCGTATCACTGACCTGGACGACCCGCAGGAGACCGCACGGGCGGTCACGGCCCTGCGCCACCTGTCCCCCGGCGTCATCATGACGCTGGGTGAGCGTGGTAGCCACGTCGCTGTCAACGGGGAGGTCCACCACGTCCCGGCGGTTCCGGCCCAGGTCGTGGACGCCACCGGGGCCGGCGACTCCTTCGTCGGCGCGTTCGCCGCCGCGCTCGACGGTGGACGCGACGACCTCGGTGCGGCGATACTCGCCTCGCACGTCGCCGCGAGGACTGTCACCGGGGCTGGCGCGCAGACCAGTATGCCGAGGTACAAGGACCTTTCCGATGAAGCAGTTCGAGCGCAGGGAGGCGATTCTCACCCTGCTGCGTGA
- a CDS encoding sugar phosphate isomerase/epimerase family protein: MRYATRLNSFIVDGDVRAALRTVAGIKGVTDVDLNYPEHFDTLDPVEMRSLLDRLGLRTNSVAMRYRDDFVNGELTNPDPSLRRRAVDLTRDGIEAARVLGCDLVTIWQGFDGTDYAFQKDYAADTALIISTFQDLADFAPDVRLSIEYKPYEERVHALIPSLGSTLYLLDRIARPSVGATVDFAHMLMAGEAPGQGASLLLAEDRLFGVHLNDGNNAHDDGLMVASVHPWETAELLYYLLRYDYDGVIYFDTFPRREDPAREAQANIATTNTLVERITAYGVDRIREITASNDAIAVHGLRLALLGGSP, from the coding sequence ATGAGGTACGCGACCCGGCTCAACTCCTTCATCGTTGACGGAGACGTCAGGGCGGCCCTGCGAACGGTCGCCGGCATCAAAGGTGTCACTGACGTTGACCTCAACTACCCGGAACACTTCGACACGCTCGACCCGGTAGAGATGAGAAGCCTCCTTGACCGGCTGGGCCTGCGTACCAACTCCGTGGCCATGCGCTATCGCGACGACTTCGTCAACGGCGAGCTCACCAATCCGGACCCCTCCCTGAGACGGCGCGCCGTCGACCTCACCCGCGACGGCATCGAGGCGGCCCGGGTGCTGGGCTGCGACCTGGTGACCATCTGGCAGGGCTTCGACGGTACCGACTACGCGTTCCAGAAGGACTACGCGGCAGACACCGCGCTGATCATCAGCACCTTCCAGGACCTGGCGGACTTCGCGCCGGACGTCAGGCTCAGCATCGAGTACAAGCCCTACGAGGAGCGGGTCCACGCCCTGATCCCCTCCCTGGGCTCCACCCTGTACCTGCTCGACCGGATCGCACGCCCCAGCGTCGGCGCCACCGTGGACTTCGCCCACATGCTCATGGCGGGTGAGGCCCCGGGCCAGGGGGCGAGCCTCCTGCTCGCCGAGGACCGGCTCTTCGGTGTCCACCTCAACGACGGCAACAACGCGCACGACGACGGGCTCATGGTCGCCTCGGTCCACCCCTGGGAGACGGCTGAGCTCCTCTACTACCTCTTGCGCTACGACTACGACGGCGTCATCTACTTTGACACCTTCCCCCGCCGCGAGGACCCGGCCCGGGAGGCGCAGGCCAACATTGCGACGACGAACACCCTGGTCGAGCGCATCACGGCCTACGGGGTCGACCGTATCCGCGAGATCACCGCATCCAACGACGCTATTGCCGTGCACGGCCTACGCCTGGCCCTGCTCGGCGGGTCACCGTGA